A single genomic interval of Pyrus communis chromosome 7, drPyrComm1.1, whole genome shotgun sequence harbors:
- the LOC137740639 gene encoding uncharacterized protein, whose product MTPCLHQPDRTTNQPFHLLYIDGAESYTHSSKENAPPASPQPPSTVVPPLSSSFYQGSQHGEVSFEFGLQVAFVSRLGFSTATIAPASVYPSGMRYNTSVPNEHDTHDDFKPTNKLESFDLSLKDLVEQDNPVMLYMKGVPELPQCGFS is encoded by the exons ATGACTCCTTGCCTTCATCAG CCGGACCGAACAACCAACCAACCCTTCCATCTTTTGTACATCGACGGTGCGGAAAGCTACACTCACAGCTCGAAAGAAAACGCACCTCCTGCTTCTCCTCAGCCTCCTTCCACGGTGGTTCCAcctctctcctcctctttctACCAG GGTTCACAGCATGGCGAGGTCTCTTTCGAATTTGGTCTTCAAGTGGCTTTCGTTTCCCGGCTCGGCTTCTCGACTGCCACAATT GCACCTGCATCCGTTTATCCCAGTGGCATGAGATACAATACCAGTGTGCCAAATGAGCACGACACGCATGATGATTTTAAACCGACTAATAAACTTGAGAGTTTTGACCTTAGTTTGAAGGACCTTGTTGAACAG GACAACCCTGTAATGCTTTATATGAAAGGAGTGCCTGAACTTCCTCAATGTGGATTCAGCTGA
- the LOC137740638 gene encoding secreted RxLR effector protein 161-like, translating to MYAASLLARFMHCPTNKHCGTAKRVLRYITGTLDYGLEYVKEKNAVLIGFCYSDWGGSINDSKSTSGYAFSFGSRVFSWAFAKQNCVALSTQKAEYISASKATAQAIWLRFVLEDFKELHVGATPLQCDNTAAIAIIKNLVFHQKTKHIDQRCHFIKDALQEGIIDLVYGPTEEQMADTFTKALAKDKFN from the coding sequence ATGTATGCAGCTAGCTTACTTGCTAGATTCATGCATTGTCCCACCAACAAGCATTGTGGAACTGCTAAGAGAGTACTTAGGTACATAACGGGAACCCTAGATTATGGTTTGGAGTATGTGAAAGAAAAGAATGCAGTCTTAATTGGATTTTGTTACAGTGACTGGGGAGGATCAATTAATGACAGCAAAAGCACTTCAGGTTATGCCTTTTCTTTTGGTAGTAGAGTGTTCTCTTGGGCATTTGCCAAACAAAATTGTGTAGCACTCTCAACTCAAAAGGCAGAATACATTAGTGCCTCTAAAGCTACTGCTCAGGCAATTTGGCTTAGATTTGTTTTGGAAGATTTTAAAGAACTACATGTTGGAGCAACTCCACTGCAGTGTGATAATACAGCCGCAATTGCCATCATTAAAAATCTTGTGTTTCATCAGAAAACCAAGCATATTGATCAAAGGTGTCACTTCATCAAGGATGCTTTGCAGGAAGGAATCATTGATTTGGTGTATGGTCCTACTGAGGAACAAATGGCAGACACATTCACCAAGGCTTTGGCAAAGGACAAGTTCAACTAA